One window of the Eucalyptus grandis isolate ANBG69807.140 chromosome 6, ASM1654582v1, whole genome shotgun sequence genome contains the following:
- the LOC104450255 gene encoding alpha-1,3-arabinosyltransferase XAT3 yields MGKESKRPVLGAAWTGCLLIAVSLCIALLVLKDEPFLSWRNQIPNWRGNGDAGELGEVTGDRDALEDLLRRLVRGEERNQLQVEGFTCHFDLHTEMCLSAKPVRISNGGLTVHVRSDGSQFRRLIRPYARREDRGAMKLVTQVQILHRDAANLPACNFMHSTPAVIFSTGVTGNTFHEFSEIIIPLFLTCQHFRSQLKFVATDYNQRWIQKYSSILNRLSDYEAPNLADGSVHCFPGAVVGLRYHGNLALNTSDVPGGHSMREFRQFLRESYNLKTKNVHEIGKLRKPVLILISRSNSRKFLNEDAIMELAQELGFQAVMAGPSTISNLEQFAKMVGSCSVLIGVHGAGLANEIFLPDGAVVVQVVLLGLEWASTNYFEIPATAMDLQYLEYKIEPQESSLAEEYGLDHPVIVDPLSVFAKGYPAVRAVYVDGQNVTINLDRFKGTLVEAKRRVGHSTT; encoded by the exons ATGGGGAAGGAGTCGAAGCGCCCAGTGCTCGGAGCAGCGTGGACGGGTTGTTTGCTCATCGCGGTTTCGCTCTGTATTGCGCTTCTCGTATTGAAGGACGAGCCATTTCTATCAT GGAGGAATCAGATTCCAAATTGGAGGGGCAACGGTGATGCCGGAGAGCTAGGCGAGGTCACCGGAGACAGAGACGCTCTCGAGGATCTGCTAAGAAGACTAGTAAGAG GGGAAGAGAGAAACCAACTTCAGGTTGAAGGGTTCACATGTCACTTTGACCTACACACCGAAATGTGTCTCTCAGCTAAACCCGTTAGGATCTCCAATGGCGGTTTGACTGTTCACGTACGGTCGGATGGATCTCAGTTCAGGCGCTTGATTCGACCCTATGCGAGAAGAGAAGACAGGGGGGCAATGAAACTAGTCACTCAGGTCCAGATACTTCACAGGGACGCAGCTAATTTACCGGCCTGCAATTTCATGCACAGCACCCCAGCAGTGATCTTCTCGACGGGCGTCACCGGAAACACCTTCCACGAGTTCAGCGAAATCATCATTCCCTTGTTCCTCACCTGCCAGCACTTCCGCTCGCAGCTGAAGTTCGTCGCCACCGATTACAACCAAAGGTGGATTCAGAAATATTCAAGTATTTTGAACCGCTTGTCTGATTACGAGGCTCCCAATTTAGCCGATGGGAGCGTTCACTGCTTTCCAGGGGCAGTTGTGGGACTTAGGTACCACGGCAATTTAGCCCTGAACACCAGCGACGTCCCCGGAGGACACTCCATGCGTGAATTCAGGCAATTCCTCAGAGAATCCTAcaatttgaagaccaagaacgTGCACGAGATCGGAAAGCTACGAAAGCCGGTCCTGATCCTCATTTCCAGGAGTAACTCGAGAAAATTCCTGAATGAGGACGCCATCATGGAACTGGCGCAGGAGTTGGGCTTCCAAGCAGTGATGGCAGGGCCTAGTACGATATCGAATCTAGAGCAGTTTGCGAAGATGGTTGGTTCGTGCAGCGTTCTCATCGGTGTCCACGGTGCCGGTCTTGCCAACGAGATCTTTTTGCCGGATGGCGCAGTGGTAGTTCAGGTGGTTCTACTAGGACTAGAGTGGGCTTCAACCAACTACTTCGAAATTCCGGCTACCGCAATGGATCTGCAATATCTGGAGTATAAGATAGAGCCCCAGGAGAGCTCTCTCGCTGAAGAATACGGGCTCGATCATCCGGTGATTGTTGACCCTTTATCGGTCTTTGCCAAGGGGTACCCAGCAGTTAGGGCTGTGTATGTTGATGGCCAGAATGTGACGATCAACTTGGATAGATTTAAGGGCACACTGGTGGAAGCAAAGAGACGGGTTGGACATTCCACGACTTAG
- the LOC104452117 gene encoding alpha-1,3-arabinosyltransferase XAT3 has translation MCLSAKPVRISNGGLTVHVPSHGSQFERSVRPYARRDDEHMMKPITRVEILHGDVANLPPCNFRHSIPAVIFSTAVTGNVFHEFSEIIIPLFLTCRHLRSQLKFVTTDRNASWIQKYSGILNRLSDYEALNLDDGSVHCFPGAVVGLRYHDILALNTSDVPAGYSIREFRQFLRESYDVKIKNVHEIEKLQKPILILISRNHTRKFLNEDAVVELAQELGFQVARAGTDAMSNLELLAKMLSSCNVLAGVTVRVLLMRSFCQTAQWYFRWCR, from the coding sequence ATGTGTCTCTCGGCAAAACCCGTGAGGATCTCCAATGGCGGCTTGACTGTTCACGTACCGTCCCATGGATCTCAGTTTGAGCGCTCAGTTCGACCCTACGCGAGGAGAGATGACGAACATATGATGAAACCAATCACTCGGGTGGAGATACTTCACGGGGACGTGGCTAATTTACCGCCCTGCAATTTCAGGCACAGCATCCCTGCAGTGATCTTCTCGACAGCCGTTACAGGAAACGTCTTCCACGAGTTCAGCGAAATCATCATCCCCTTGTTCCTCACATGCCGGCACTTGCGATCGCAGCTGAAGTTCGTCACCACCGATCGCAATGCGTCATGGATTCAGAAATACTCTGGGATTTTGAACCGCTTGTCCGATTACGAGGCTCTCAATTTAGACGATGGGAGTGTTCACTGCTTTCCAGGGGCAGTTGTGGGACTCAGGTACCACGACATTCTAGCCCTCAACACCAGCGACGTCCCTGCAGGATACTCCATCCGTGAATTCAGGCAATTCCTCAGAGAATCTTACGATGTGAAGATAAAGAACGTGCACGAGATTGAAAAGCTACAGAAGCCGATCCTGATCCTTATTTCCAGGAACCACACGAGAAAATTCCTGAACGAGGACGCTGTCGTGGAACTGGCACAAGAGTTGGGCTTTCAAGTGGCGAGGGCAGGGACTGATGCGATGTCGAATCTAGAGCTGTTGGCGAAGATGCTCAGTTCGTGCAACGTTTTGGCTGGAGTCACGGTGCGGGTCTTACTAATGAGATCTTTTTGCCAGACGGCGCAGTGGTATTTCAGGTGGTGCCGCTAG